The Notolabrus celidotus isolate fNotCel1 chromosome 19, fNotCel1.pri, whole genome shotgun sequence DNA window GACGGTGACGGTAAACGACACCCTTTTCAACTCGACCAACGGCACCCAGGAGGCCATGGAGCTCACCCGGGAGGAGGTGATCCCAGTGCCGGGTCAGGTGAACGGGGTCAACGCTCTCGGGTTGGTGGTCTTCTCCATGTGCTTCGGTCTGATAATTGGTAACATGAAGGAGCAGGGCCAGCTCCTCAGGGACTTCTTCGACAGCCTCAATGAAGCCATCATGCGCCTGGTCGCCATCATCATGTGGTAAGACCTCTCTCTCAGGTGGAAGTGTTTCCTGTTGAGCAAATGTTACCATCtcatctgtctcctcctcctcctcctctcaggtaTGCCCCGATCGGTATCCTGTTCCTGATTGCAGGAAAGATCGTAGAGATGGATGATTTGACTCAGATGGGAGGCCAGCTGGGGATGTACACCATCACGGTCATCATCGGGTTAATGATCCACGCTATTCTCATTCTTCCAACTCTGTATTTCGCCATCACTCGGCAAAATCCCTTCATCTTCATTGCTGGGCTCCTGCAGGCTCTGGTCACAGCCCTGGGGACCTCCTCCAGGTGAGTCAAGTCCAGATCTACCACACTCCAACAAATGAGTCACAAACATTACCCAAAACATTTGAGCAACTTGTTCAGCCAGGACTTCCCCCCAAAACTACTCAGAACCTTATATCCTGGGAATCACCAAAGTCCCCTTCCTTCTGGAACGCACCTTCCCTTCGGCAGGGACTCTATCAGGGTCAAATGAAGTCCCTAAAAACTGTTTTTGGTCTTAAAGTGGAAATGCAAGGTTTTCAAAAGTCCTCCATTAGCTGTGGAAATTAAGTGTTAATATCAAATTCAGGACTCAAGGAGGAACAGTGGTAGTCACCAGTGTAGTGTTTGAGTCCACAAACCTTGAGTCCAGGTCTGAGTCGCTAAAAAATCCAAGTCAGGCCCAGTTGTTCCATTTAATAAAGTCCAAATCAGAGTTGATTCCATGTTACCTGAGTCCGAGACCCTATTACCAAGGTACCAGAGTCCATGTCCAAGTCCCCATTAACTGAATTCGAGCCAAGTCTTCATTACCTGTTGTTGAGCTTAGTTCCCATTACCTAGATCTTATCTGAGACCCAAATACCATAGTTCCAGCCAAGTTCCCTTTAACCCATGATTGACTGGTCTTGACCATGGTCTCCACGTGCTGGGGTTTGTGTTAGAGTTGGCCCTTTAAAAGTTGGAGCTTGTCTCCGTCTTCTCCTCGATTGTTCCTTCTACATATAGAATACGTTGCTCTGCTCTTCCAGCATTTGCTGTAAAATGCACGATCCGGGGCGTCTCTTTAGACATCCTGGCGGGTCTGTTGCAGAACAAGAACCTACATGAACAAGTACGGATGTTGTAACCAAAGAACCACTAGAGGTAGGACTCACAAGCATGACCAAACCTTGTCTCAAGTCAAAGAGAACAGTCTTTACTTACTTTTCAAAAGGTGAAGAACATATGAGaatcaaaatctaaataaaccAAGCAACGATCAAAACCAAAGGTGACTTACAAGTGGGGGAAAAGATGTGAGCACTTGACTATTAGGTCGAAGGCGAACTGGCACAGATGGCAGGAGAGACTCTGAGTAAATACTAATGTGAGGGGAAACAATGAGACAAGCTGGGAACAATCAGGGTAGGGAAAACAATCACACAGGTGGACAGGAAGTAGAGGTATCTCAAATGATAGAAGAGGTAAGTCACGGAACTAGTACCCCAGGATGGGGTCGTGAGAACTATGAAGACTCTGAGTGGCCACAAGATATGATATTTTGCATATAATGAGGTACAACCCCAAAACATCCAGATGGGACTTGGGTGGGTTGCACCTGACCTGATATGTTGGTCTCATTTGGCTCAAACAAGGTCTCCATTGTAAGTGTAGCCCACTCATGACCCACCATAACTGTTGAAATCACAAGCCTCAACTGAAGCCCGCTTAAAGAGCTCACCAATCCAGTTTAGAATGACCCATGAAAGAATCTTGATCGGGTCAAAATGTTTGAATCCGTTGTTGCAagatgtgcagaaaaaaagaattcaGGCGTGCAAAATTAGACTTTTGAAATGAGTCTAAATCAGACTTTTGTAGCATCCAGATGTTACACTCGTGGTGCACAttttgtttgcatgcatgttAACTTCCTGTAACTCTCTGCAGCACGGTTTGATGGTGACGCTAGTTTCATTCACTGTTTCTCGCAGCTCGGCCACTCTCCCCGTCACCTTCAAATGTCTGGAGGAAAACAACAAGATCGACAAGCGCATCACTCGCTTCGTGCTGCCCGTCGGTGCCACAATCAACATGGACGGGACGGCTCTCTACGAGGCTTTGGCTGCCATTTTCATCGCGCAGGTCAACAACATGGAGATGAACTTTGGCCAGATCATCACCATCAGGTAATAAAGTTTAAAGAGGGTGTTAAAATCAGAGATAGAGTTGTTACGAGTAAGTTTCTGTTCTCTCCAGTATCACAGCCACTGCAGCCAGCATTGGAGCCGCAGGCATCCCCCAGGCCGGCCTGGTCACCATGGTGATTGTACTGACCTCGGTTGGACTTCCCACTGATGACATCACTCTCATCATTGCAGTTGATTGGTTCCTGTGAGTACCCTGGTCATTGATCCGTTCAAACAGGATGTACCTTTAACTCACATCTCTTAAAGGTCAGAAGCAGCTCTGAGTCTACTACCACCTAGTGACACACTTCTCCTCACTCCCCCGAGCCTCGCTCCACATATCCTCTTTTCTATTCAATATTTTCTGCAATGAGTTTTAACATAGAAACATAATTAGGTTTCCCAAATTAATCATTTCAATTAGAATACCCTTCCCAGAAATTACTCAGCTAACTGGGGTAATAAGAAAAACCCTCCTCTCCTTTAACAAGGATGGACCAAATATGAAACTGTGTGAAAGCCTTCCTCCACTGAAGAGAAGAAAGTACAGCTTCAGTTTTCTAAAGCTAGGCGGCCTAACTCTTTAAACTCTGCAGACTGGTCTCATGCTGGGAGGTCAGCAAGTGTAGCAGGACCACTGCAACGTCAGGATGAAGTCTCTACAGTCTGGCTTTAGACATGGCACCTCTATCATTTGGGTTAAGGAGGTCAGATGTAGAAgtaagggcctgtttccactgacAGCATCTTTTGCACTTTCTATGCAAACCGATGCAGCTCACTTTTTTTAGTGCTGAGCATCCttaacacaaaaacagactcaGCATCAGTTTGTAGTTCCTCTACTCTTAGTTGAAAGTAgttaaacttttggaacacctcCATGCTCGTCAAAGTCACGTGTTTCTCATAGATCAATCAAAACCTTGGAGGGACGGGACTTCTGACTTCAACTTTGTCGTCTTTGTTGTCGAGAAACTTGTCAGTTTCAATCAGttccagagctgctgctaaagGCAGGACATAAGTCCTTTCCACTGGTTTAACATCTTCTTTTTCTGCTgccagaacaaaaaaaacactgtcagtgAAACAGGCcctaattacatttaaaatagttTTGGCCTGACAGCTCAACCATCACGCATTGATGCAACTAAATTATCAGGATCTAGGTTTAAGAGTTTAACGGccgaattccaccagatccgtctccgctccgtcacagcaccagatctgatagatttctattctagtcaatgtgttaacttcctctggatccgctccgttgcgttccggctgcatctctgatccggagcCCTCCGGAATTCTTGTGCATCTGAtccggagccctccagatcagatgcacaagacttctatttttgccgtatgccggagcacgacgcatcaatctcaacagagcagatggagcgggacaggaagtccgacaccaaaacaaaatgaaaacatccggttaattttcagaataaaacactctgtgttatcaccagatcgtatttcacttaactacaacaacaaaccgtcatgatgagcggagccaggcctggagtcaacaggtcagaggttttcagaggaccagaaagacaacatggatgaggacaggagaaggaggagaatccttgattcagtaattaccgagggaaaacctcggtcacatgactccagctgtccggcggtcctgctggACATTTTGAAGTGCTGTAACTTGCAGAACAACTTTTCTTGTGTATTTAACACTAAAGAGCCTCTGAAGAGTATTACCACGCTCTTAAACACAGCCTGACTCACCTGTTAGATTCACATATATTATAAACACTTATCCGCCCTTTAATTCtgagtttttttgttgtgatgTAGGGACCGTCTTCGGACAACGACTAACGTTTTGGGGGATTCGATCGGAGCCGGCATCGTGGAGTTCCTGTCTCGACACGAGCTCCGCAGCAAAGACGTGGAGATGGGGAACTCGGtgctggaggagaaggagagaaagaagccGTACAAGCTCATCTCTCAGGATAGTGATTTTGAAAATGACAAACGTGCTCACAGCGAATCACACATGTAGTTCATCCTCACACAACATCCGCTCCATCCGTCATTCTGGTTCTTtttggagaaggaggagggagatcATCGTGAAGTGTTTCAGTCATCTTCATCCAATAGATCACATCCTTTATTAAATACATCTTCAAATAGGACGGGTAGATTCTGTATTTTATGTTTACTGCTTaactaaatattttaaattcacCCTCTTGTAGAGATCCAGGTGGAAGCAGGGTTTATATTCAAGGTGAGGCCCTTTCCAACAAACGTTAAGCTCTAAATTTGGACACTAAAAGTTTAGGGATTTCTCCAACAGATTGCTTCTCATGGCTGCAGAACAACAACCAAGACAATTTTTATTACAAGgagtaataaagaaataaggaagtttGGTTGGATTATTCTGCCAATgtggtgttttaatttgtacCTGTAAATGTATGTGCATGTTCACATTTCCAATATAACTGATTTTTTTACTAAACTGCTGATGCATTGTAGAAAATGAGCCAAGTAAAACATCCTGGATTAATACACATTAAATCCTCTGATCATGACTGTTCCATGGATAAAGGTTGTCTtagttttgtttattatatcttcatataaataaacagaaaagaagaaaaactctgcagcctgttCTTTATTTCATGGATGGAATAAATCATCTGTTTCATTAGGTGTTCAGATTTTATTAATCAAAAGATAATGTGCATACACTGAGGCATCCTGCAGGTGTGTGACACCGGGAGATGGCGATGTTTACACCGCAGCTATGTAACCCATGAAGAAGGAGAGAACTGGTTCATCGACTGTTCAGTTTTTCTTTCCAATTTTTCTGCACCATGTCCTCCACAGACCTGGGCCGCGCACTCTGCATCATCACCGGGGCCTCCAGAGGCTTCGGCCGGGCCGTAGCGGTGCAGCTCTCCCGGTTGGTGAAGCCGGGCTCGGTGCTCCTGCTGGCGGCCCGCTCCGGGGACGAGCTGCgggctctgcaggaggagctggccgGGTCAGAGGCAGGCAGAACCGGGGTGaaggctgtgtgtgtggaggctgATCTAGGACAGAAGGAGGGACCGGAGAGAGTCCTGAAGGCTGCTGCAGAGGCTTCTTCTGAGGAGATAGAGCACCTGATACTGATCAACAACGCAGGTTAGAGGACCACCTGTTGAACTTGAGCTGCATGGGTTCAAGGGAGAAAACAGCAATGTCTGAAATCTACGAGTTAAAAGCTGGAATAAAAATTACAACATACATCTGATTTCTCCAATATTTTTAGGCTTTATATTCAGgtattaatgtaaaaaaaaattcaggaaGAAGTTGATGCATCTGCTGGTTTAAAGACTAAAAGAAACAGATATAGGAGTTTGTGAAGAGCACCTTATACTGATCAACAACGCAGGTGAACTGTTGAACTTGACCTGGGTCAATGGAGAGAAAGGATCAGACTTTTCTGTTATTCATCAGTTTAAAGTTGGGAAATGATTAGCCAACTCAAGGTACAAAGTAGGGGAGGCCAGGGATAGATGGAACACTTGCCAGAGAGGATGCATGAACCCTGCAAACAAATGTTTtgatggaggttctggaggactggggtgatgtggtctctggagcgggagtgagtgaggaggcgtgcagctgagttttgtatgtaatgtaatttgttgaggagggtgttgggtgaaccgtagaggatgctattgcagtcgAGTCTTGAGGCGTTAATGAGAGTTTCAGCGGCAGTAATGGAAGCCAAAATTGTAAGCAAAATTGAATTATGATcaatcgcccagccctaccagAGCGGGCAAATATTGAATCAACATCTATCTGCATTGACCATACACAGAAagcatttaaatgcaaaattaacattattttaactttaaattcaGCTTCCTGTTTGGCTCAAAAATTTGCAAAGTTTGTGATCAGAGGAAGTCTCCTCCTCAAATAAAGACTTAAACTTGCTCGCTcaggtagggctgggcgattgATCATAATTCAATTTTGCTTACAATTTTGGCTTCCATTAATCACGAAAACAAGATATCTGAGATTAAATGAGCTCAGATCAATGTGCAACGCATTTTCGTAGTGCAAAATTTGTGCATGCTGCAAAATAAGTAAAGTGGGGACTCCTGCATCTTCAACATGTTGCACAAGAGCACTACCAACTAGAGAGGAGAGCTGTGTTTcactgacagagagagcagcagggtgagcaggtgtgtgttagtaaaGCAAAGGGACAAAGTGAGCATGAGGAGAGAGGCTGCCGCAATAACAAAGGATGAACGCTCACCAGAGAGTGACATCGCTCcgtatcataacataataaGAGGCTAAGTCTTGTCATTATAAAGATGGAGGCTTGAAGAGGTGCAGTGTGAGGTTGGTTCTGCAGCCTGTGGTGGAATGAGAGTGCTGGAAGAGCTCagatctttttttattgcaggaAATAGTCTTCTACTCTTTTACTGATGGTTGTCATGAAAGTATTAATGCAGTTCCTTCtcctctcagcctctctgggTGATGTTTCCCGCTTCTGCAAAGACTTCACCAACATGGCTGACATGGACTCCTACCTGTCTTTCAACTTCAGCTCCTGCCTCTGCCTCACCGCCGGCGTCCTGCAGAGGTTTCCAAAGAGACCGGGTCTGAAGCGGACCGTGGTGAACGTGTCCTCAGTGTGCGCCCTGCAGCCGTTCTCCTCCTGGGTGCTGTACTGCAGCGGGAAGGCCGCCAGACACATGATGTTCAAGGTGCTGGCTCAGGAGGAGCCGGACCTCAGGGTGCTCAGCTATGGTCCAGGTCAGGAAAAGACTTAGCTTTTTGTTTGCAACATTcaggactctgcagtggaagtaactacattaaaaaacagacatgtctctgtagtggaagtcactgcattaaaaactgacatgactctgtactggaagtcactacattaaaaacagacattactctgtagtggaagtcactgcattataaacagacatgactctgcagtggaagtaactgcattaaaaaacagacatgactctgtagtggaagtcactgcattataaacagacatggctctgtagtggaagtgtAATGGCAATTTCTTGTTCAGATTTTGATGTCAGCGTGATGGATGAGTTAAACTTATGGAGAAACAAATGGTTGTCTTTAGTCAAGTCTTTATTATCAACACCCTTTGCAAAAAGGTAGAAAGCAGTGACAAGGAGTGAACTTCTCTCAGTCGAAGTCAGGCTTCTTCCCCGAAAGTGCATGAAAACAGAGTATATGAACCAGTGAAAACACGTGTGGCATATGACACGAAGCTCTTCCAAAAAAGGTAAAATCGTCTAGTCTAGCAGAGATCATTGGCTAAGTACAAAGCAGGACACATGAGAGAGCATAACAGGATACGTAAGCATGCTACGTAAGAAAGCTAGGATGGGAGTACAGGAAACTTCCCGTCTGCGACCTTGGAGAGATCCGCACCAGCACCAGTTTATATCAAACCTCCTGCCTGTGACCTTAGGAGAAACTGCACCTGCAACAGTTACTATCACTCTTACACaagcacagaaaaacacaaagaacaacaatttattcagtaattttccaccacagaagtcactgcattaaaaacagacatgactgtattggaagtcactgcattaaaaacagacatgactctgtagtggaagtcaataCATTAAAATTGCATGACTGTGTTTCGTTTCAGGTCCGATGGGCACGGCCATGCTCGATGAGGGTCGGTTC harbors:
- the LOC117831439 gene encoding excitatory amino acid transporter 1-like, which gives rise to MQRFREGIHIRTMKAKRKVEEISKEDVQAFLKKNAFVLFTVAAVVVGIILGFALRPYKMTYREVKYFSFPGELLMRMLQMLVLPLLVSSLITGMAALDSKASGKMGMRAVIYYMTTTFIAVFIGIIIVLIIHPGKGSKDEFGKQQKIEQVSPADAFLDLIRNMFPPNLVQACTQQFKTKYGKRVVHVTVTVNDTLFNSTNGTQEAMELTREEVIPVPGQVNGVNALGLVVFSMCFGLIIGNMKEQGQLLRDFFDSLNEAIMRLVAIIMWYAPIGILFLIAGKIVEMDDLTQMGGQLGMYTITVIIGLMIHAILILPTLYFAITRQNPFIFIAGLLQALVTALGTSSSSATLPVTFKCLEENNKIDKRITRFVLPVGATINMDGTALYEALAAIFIAQVNNMEMNFGQIITISITATAASIGAAGIPQAGLVTMVIVLTSVGLPTDDITLIIAVDWFLDRLRTTTNVLGDSIGAGIVEFLSRHELRSKDVEMGNSVLEEKERKKPYKLISQDSDFENDKRAHSESHM
- the LOC117831438 gene encoding sepiapterin reductase-like — its product is MSSTDLGRALCIITGASRGFGRAVAVQLSRLVKPGSVLLLAARSGDELRALQEELAGSEAGRTGVKAVCVEADLGQKEGPERVLKAAAEASSEEIEHLILINNAASLGDVSRFCKDFTNMADMDSYLSFNFSSCLCLTAGVLQRFPKRPGLKRTVVNVSSVCALQPFSSWVLYCSGKAARHMMFKVLAQEEPDLRVLSYGPGPMGTAMLDEGRFRTADPALKNFISGIYTEEKLITCEESSSKMMKLLLKDEYTSGDQISVYDV